The Vulcanimicrobium alpinum sequence CTCTCCGGCAACCAGAGCGGACTCGTCCGCGTCCTCAATGCGATCCGCGAGCAGAAGAGCGCGGATCAGCCCGCTGCGTAATCAGGAGCCTCACGTATCATGGCAGTCGCCGAACTCATCGATCAGATCGACAAACTCACCGTCCTCGAACTCGCCGACCTCGTCAAGCAGCTCGAAGAGAAGTACGGCGTGAGCGCCGCCGCGCCGGTTGCCGCCGCCGCCGCGCCCGCCGCCGCCGCCGCCCCCGCCGCCGAGAAGACCGAATTCGACGTCGTCCTCGACGACTTCGGCGCGGAAAAGATCAAGGTCATCAAGGCCGTCCGCGAGATCACGAATCTCGGCCTCACCGAAGCGAAAGCGTTCGTCGAGAGCGCGCCCAAGCCGGTCAAGGAAGGCATCCCCAAGGCCGAGGCCGAGGAGATCGTCAAGAAGCTCACCGACGCCGGCGCAAAGGCCTCGATCAAGTAAACCGCGCCCGCCGCGAAAACGGAGAGCCCGCGCCGGTATGACGCGGGCCCTTTTTTCGCTTGCGTCGGAGGCGCACGCGAGCGCCCGGGCGTAGTGCGGACTCGGGAGGTGCGCGATGCGGGGATTCGCCCCGGCCGCAGCGGCGGCGGTGACGGCGGTCGCGATCGCGGCGGCCGCCGCGTTCGGTCAAGGACCGTCGCAGAACGTCGTCAGCGATCCCGGCTTCGAGCTGCCGGCGCTGCACGCGTGGTCTCAGTGCGGTACCGTCAACGCCCGCGTGACGACGGCAACGGCGCATAGCGGCACGCATGCGATGCGCGCGGGCTCGTCCTCGCGCACGAGCGGCGAGATCGACGGTGACGCCGGACTCTGCCAGCGCGTCACGATCCCCGTCAGCGCGGTGCTGACGTTCTGGCTCAACGGGATCACCGACGAGACCTCCGCCGAGTTTTCGTATCAATCCGCGGAACTGCTCGACGACGAAGGCAACACCGTCGCGACGCTCTGGCAGGCGTCGTTGCAGACCAACGGCTGGGCGCGCAAGACCGTCGATCTCTCGGCATTCGCGGGGAAAACGCTGCGGCTCTATTTCGGCGTCCACGGCAACGGCTACGCGAAACGCTTCACGATCCTCTACGTCGACGACGTCACGGTGAGCGGCGGCGGCGCGCCCGCGACGCCGGCCGCCACGGGCGTGCCGACGTCCGCGCCCGTGGGGTCGCCGAGCGCCGCGCCGGCGACGCCGGCCGGCGGGCCGACGCCGATCCCCGCGCCGCAGGCCGGCGGTCCGGCGACCTGCGGGACCCACTGCGGGACGGAGC is a genomic window containing:
- the rplL gene encoding 50S ribosomal protein L7/L12, with translation MAVAELIDQIDKLTVLELADLVKQLEEKYGVSAAAPVAAAAAPAAAAAPAAEKTEFDVVLDDFGAEKIKVIKAVREITNLGLTEAKAFVESAPKPVKEGIPKAEAEEIVKKLTDAGAKASIK